One stretch of Streptomyces sp. R21 DNA includes these proteins:
- a CDS encoding IclR family transcriptional regulator C-terminal domain-containing protein, whose translation MRGIAVLRRLTEADGVSSLSGLERATGLARSTVDRITATLARMGYVRLDGRDAVLAPRLMELGNAYLAALRLPRLLDAHADALADELDESVSLAVGDRDGIRFIHQATRRRAMSLSFRIGDLLPAERTAPGPLFATEWGETEWARWHERRAADPEDRGFPTVPARSRPIDEAGDEDDPVRRQQPTSGDDFEERTAEAREAGWALDDQLIEPGLVALSVPVRDAGSGRIACVVSVVSHTSRHSAADLRDTLLPRLRAAVAAMERELREAPPAEPAAPSGLAGWTGASKQELGREFIESLARGLTVITSFGDGRAELTLTEVAQATGLARATARRALITLEHLGYVTAHGRVFRLTPRVLGLGFPPLSRTSLPQIATPHLTQLSQRLRDSASLAILTGDEIQYTARVATSGVMSVNVTVGSRLPAYATSLGRVILADLPPTERKLGELRPLTRYTVTDPERLTALLDRVREDGFALVDGELEEGLRSIAVPVRERGGRVVAAVNVAMHSSRRTPEECADKVLPELHAAATRIEADLRVAGRFRRVPNA comes from the coding sequence ATGCGCGGGATCGCCGTCCTGCGGCGGCTGACCGAGGCCGACGGAGTGTCCAGCCTGAGCGGTCTTGAGCGGGCCACCGGCCTCGCCCGTTCCACCGTCGACCGGATCACCGCGACCCTCGCCCGCATGGGATACGTGCGCCTCGACGGCCGGGACGCCGTGCTCGCCCCGCGCTTGATGGAACTCGGCAACGCCTACCTCGCCGCCCTGCGCCTCCCCCGCCTGCTGGACGCGCACGCCGACGCCCTCGCCGACGAACTGGACGAGTCGGTGTCCCTGGCGGTCGGCGACCGGGACGGGATCCGCTTCATCCACCAGGCGACCCGGCGCCGCGCCATGTCGCTGAGCTTCCGCATCGGCGACCTGCTGCCCGCCGAACGCACCGCCCCCGGACCGCTGTTCGCCACCGAGTGGGGCGAGACGGAGTGGGCGCGCTGGCACGAACGCCGGGCGGCCGACCCGGAGGACCGGGGGTTCCCGACGGTACCGGCGCGCAGCCGGCCGATCGACGAAGCAGGGGACGAGGACGATCCCGTACGGCGTCAACAGCCCACCTCCGGCGACGACTTCGAGGAGCGTACGGCCGAGGCGCGGGAGGCCGGGTGGGCGCTCGACGACCAGTTGATCGAGCCGGGCCTCGTCGCCCTCTCCGTACCGGTGCGGGACGCGGGCAGCGGTCGTATCGCCTGCGTGGTGAGCGTGGTGAGCCACACCAGCCGGCACAGCGCGGCCGATCTGCGGGACACGCTGCTGCCTCGACTGCGCGCGGCCGTCGCCGCGATGGAGCGCGAGCTGCGCGAGGCGCCGCCCGCCGAACCGGCCGCCCCCTCGGGGCTCGCCGGCTGGACCGGCGCCTCCAAGCAGGAGCTGGGCCGGGAGTTCATCGAGTCGCTGGCCCGCGGGCTGACCGTGATCACGTCCTTCGGCGACGGCCGCGCCGAACTGACGCTCACCGAGGTCGCCCAGGCCACCGGACTCGCCCGTGCGACCGCCCGGCGCGCCCTCATCACCCTGGAGCACCTCGGATACGTCACCGCGCACGGCCGCGTCTTCCGGCTCACACCCCGCGTCCTGGGCCTCGGCTTCCCGCCGCTGTCCCGTACATCGCTCCCCCAGATCGCGACCCCGCACCTGACCCAACTCTCGCAGCGGCTGCGGGACTCGGCGTCGCTCGCGATCCTGACGGGCGACGAGATCCAGTACACGGCGCGCGTCGCCACCAGCGGCGTCATGAGCGTCAACGTCACGGTCGGTTCGCGACTGCCCGCGTACGCCACCTCGCTGGGCCGGGTGATCCTGGCCGATCTCCCGCCCACGGAACGGAAGTTGGGGGAACTGCGGCCCCTGACCCGGTACACGGTCACGGATCCGGAGCGGCTGACGGCTCTCCTCGACCGCGTACGGGAGGACGGATTCGCCCTGGTCGACGGGGAGTTGGAGGAGGGGCTGCGCTCCATCGCCGTACCGGTGCGCGAGCGTGGCGGCCGAGTGGTGGCCGCCGTCAACGTCGCCATGCACAGCAGCCGCCGTACGCCCGAGGAGTGCGCCGACAAGGTGCTGCCCGAACTGCACGCGGCGGCCACCCGGATCGAGGCGGATCTGCGGGTGGCGGGGCGGTTCCGGCGGGTGCCGAACGCGTGA